One Polyangiaceae bacterium DNA window includes the following coding sequences:
- a CDS encoding YeeE/YedE family protein produces MDLGRSVFVDMWPGWVGGGVISAVVVTLLLTRNRQLGVSFCYAFSIDRVNDWFEYRAKKASPAAAFPMPTEPLPLPAGGPVASAAIDAESALPKNPADFPMPGEFPMPGAFPTPSSSSGGSTIQDESSWPMVFLGGIFLGGIVSGILSRAFSGAPLALNFDYAGFDALWKIGPVAKTAVLLAGGILVGFGTRMAGGCTSGHAIMGAPGLQKASILAMCVFMGVGVAATFLLHALL; encoded by the coding sequence ATGGACTTGGGTCGATCGGTCTTCGTCGACATGTGGCCCGGTTGGGTCGGCGGAGGCGTCATCAGCGCCGTCGTCGTGACGCTCTTGCTCACACGCAATCGCCAATTGGGCGTATCGTTTTGTTATGCGTTTTCGATCGATCGAGTGAATGATTGGTTCGAATACCGAGCCAAAAAAGCAAGTCCCGCGGCGGCATTCCCAATGCCCACCGAACCTTTGCCCCTCCCTGCCGGCGGCCCCGTCGCATCGGCGGCCATCGACGCGGAGTCAGCATTACCGAAAAACCCCGCTGATTTTCCCATGCCAGGTGAATTTCCAATGCCTGGGGCTTTCCCCACGCCTTCGTCGTCGAGCGGAGGTTCCACGATTCAAGACGAATCATCTTGGCCCATGGTTTTTCTTGGTGGAATCTTTCTGGGCGGCATCGTTTCGGGCATTTTGTCGCGTGCGTTTTCGGGAGCGCCGCTAGCCTTGAATTTCGATTACGCTGGTTTCGATGCGCTTTGGAAAATCGGGCCGGTTGCCAAAACGGCGGTCCTTTTAGCCGGAGGTATTCTCGTCGGATTCGGAACTCGAATGGCCGGCGGGTGCACGAGCGGTCACGCAATCATGGGCGCACCGGGTTTGCAAAAAGCCAGCATTT
- a CDS encoding SUMF1/EgtB/PvdO family nonheme iron enzyme, which produces MLDPLVTTLALAVGMLHVPIASPFDPGPRNDCPPDMRLVIGTHYDDVQHLCTDPRKDGKDTHCFAYSEGLTAEEGKVTDIRVCMDQFEAPNQKGKRPLVMHSFRSARRYCAQRKKRLCTEQEWELACEGAERRPLAYGWRVDKSACNSDKGWRPFDVDALRAGGEDAQREVERLWQGSLSGKYLTCVSMHGIYDMMGNVEEWVISRPGRKFPGALMGGFWAKPWTGCRGTNDAHEPSFEFYETGFRCCADPGSLTDAASSNETEPSAPKKKKKKRK; this is translated from the coding sequence GTGCTCGATCCCCTCGTCACGACTCTGGCCCTCGCGGTGGGCATGTTGCATGTCCCGATTGCATCGCCTTTCGATCCGGGACCGCGCAACGACTGCCCGCCCGACATGCGACTCGTCATCGGCACGCACTACGACGACGTGCAGCACCTGTGCACCGATCCTCGGAAAGACGGTAAAGACACGCATTGTTTCGCTTACTCGGAAGGCCTCACGGCCGAAGAGGGCAAAGTCACCGACATCCGCGTGTGCATGGATCAATTCGAGGCGCCCAATCAGAAAGGCAAGCGCCCGCTCGTCATGCACTCGTTCCGCTCTGCACGACGCTACTGCGCACAACGGAAAAAACGTTTGTGCACCGAACAAGAGTGGGAGCTCGCGTGTGAAGGCGCTGAACGAAGGCCGCTCGCATACGGATGGCGCGTCGACAAAAGCGCCTGCAACAGCGACAAGGGCTGGCGTCCGTTCGATGTCGATGCGCTGCGGGCCGGCGGAGAAGACGCGCAACGCGAAGTCGAAAGACTTTGGCAAGGCAGCCTGAGCGGCAAGTACCTCACGTGCGTATCGATGCACGGAATCTACGACATGATGGGCAACGTCGAAGAATGGGTCATCTCGCGCCCAGGTCGAAAGTTCCCCGGTGCTCTCATGGGCGGCTTCTGGGCCAAACCCTGGACGGGTTGCAGAGGGACAAACGACGCACACGAGCCTTCGTTCGAATTCTACGAAACAGGATTTCGCTGCTGCGCCGATCCTGGATCACTCACCGATGCTGCGAGCTCGAACGAGACCGAACCATCTGCGCCCAAGAAGAAAAAGAAGAAACGCAAGTAG
- a CDS encoding methionyl-tRNA formyltransferase: MRAIFFGTPAIAVPSLEALASIADIPFVVCQPDRPAGRGLEMRPPPVKERALSLGLRVEQPIKVKTPEFAQLIASASADVALVIAYGRILTKAVLEAPRRGCMNLHASILPKYRGAAPITWSIVNGETETGISLMQMDEGMDTGPVYTKHVTPIRPDMTADELAVELGALAALVVRYDLERAVRGEIEAVPQDHAAATMAPILDKEHGRIDWNKPARAVHDHVRGMTSWPGAFTTTGGKTLKVLSTRVETEQGMLGAPGEVIVADKRGVQIACASGSVALLRAQMEGRKPSAAQDLVSGRVIAKGFVLGA; encoded by the coding sequence GTGCGCGCCATCTTCTTCGGCACTCCCGCCATCGCAGTTCCATCGCTCGAAGCTCTCGCATCGATCGCCGACATCCCTTTCGTCGTTTGTCAGCCCGACAGGCCCGCAGGCCGGGGGCTCGAAATGCGGCCGCCGCCCGTCAAAGAACGGGCGCTCTCGCTGGGCTTGCGTGTCGAGCAACCGATCAAAGTCAAGACACCCGAGTTCGCGCAGCTCATCGCGTCGGCCAGCGCCGATGTCGCGCTGGTCATCGCATACGGCCGCATCCTGACGAAGGCCGTGCTCGAAGCGCCGCGCCGCGGGTGCATGAATCTGCATGCGTCGATCTTGCCGAAGTACCGCGGAGCAGCGCCCATCACGTGGTCCATCGTCAATGGCGAAACCGAAACCGGGATCTCGCTCATGCAAATGGACGAAGGCATGGACACGGGCCCTGTGTACACGAAGCACGTGACGCCCATTCGACCCGACATGACGGCAGATGAGCTCGCCGTCGAGCTGGGTGCCCTTGCAGCTCTGGTCGTTCGTTACGATCTCGAACGCGCGGTGCGAGGTGAGATCGAAGCCGTGCCGCAAGATCACGCTGCTGCAACGATGGCTCCGATCCTCGACAAGGAGCACGGGCGGATCGATTGGAACAAGCCTGCGCGCGCTGTGCACGATCACGTTCGAGGAATGACGTCGTGGCCCGGCGCTTTCACGACGACAGGTGGCAAGACGCTGAAGGTCCTTTCGACACGCGTGGAAACTGAGCAGGGCATGCTCGGTGCACCTGGTGAAGTGATCGTCGCGGATAAACGAGGCGTGCAGATCGCGTGCGCAAGCGGAAGCGTGGCGCTTTTGCGTGCGCAGATGGAAGGACGCAAGCCGTCGGCAGCTCAGGATCTCGTATCGGGTCGGGTGATCGCGAAAGGGTTTGTCCTGGGCGCGTGA